A stretch of the Gracilinanus agilis isolate LMUSP501 chromosome 4, AgileGrace, whole genome shotgun sequence genome encodes the following:
- the LOC123245626 gene encoding H-2 class II histocompatibility antigen, E-S beta chain-like isoform X1 has product MVSTRPFGGIWMEILWVTLLVLTSQVAADRRPPKHFTEQRKHECYFVNGTEHVQYVERYIHNREENLRFDSNLGLFKAVAKWGQEDAEYWNSQKEFLEHKRAAVNTYCRRNYKVSDHFLVRRRVEPKVMVYLSKRAPVGHQNLLICSVSGFYPKDVEVKWFMNGQEERAGVVSTGLIRNGDWTFQTLVMLEMTPKRGDVYTCHVEHSSLQKPALVTWKAQSESARNKMLTGVGGFVLGLVFFGGGLIVHMRSQKVNGGSQPTGLLR; this is encoded by the exons ATGGTGAGCACGCGGCCTTTCGGGGGCATCTGGATGGAGATTCTGTGGGTGACTCTGCTGGTGCTGACGTCCCAGGTGGCTGCGGACAGACGCCCCCCAA AGCACTTCACAGAGCAGCGTAAGCATGAGTGTTACTTCGTGAATGGGACAGAGCACGTGCAGTATGTGGAGAGATACATCCACAACAGAGAGGAAAACTTGCGCTTTGACAGCAACCTGGGGCTGTTCAAGGCTGTGGCAAAGTGGGGTCAGGAAGATGCTGAATATTGGAACAGCCAGAAGGAGTTCCTGGAGCATAAACGAGCCGCGGTGAACACTTACTGCAGGCGCAACTACAAAGTGTCTGATCACTTCTTAGTACGCAGGCGTG TGGAGCCAAAAGTGATGGTGTATCTATCCAAGAGGGCTCCTGTGGGCCACCAAAACCTGCTGATCTGCTCTGTCAGCGGCTTCTACCCCAAGGATGTGGAAGTCAAGTGGTTCATGAATGGGCAGGAGGAGAGGGCTGGGGTCGTGTCCACAGGCCTGATCCGTAATGGAGACTGGACCTTCCAGACCCTGGTGATGCTGGAGATGACCCCCAAGCGGGGAGATGTCTACACCTGCCACGTGGAGCACTCCAGCCTGCAGAAACCTGCCCTCGTGACCTGGA AAGCCCAGTCTGAATCTGCCCGGAATAAGATGCTGACTGGCGTTGGGGGCTTTGTCCTGGGCCTCGTCTTCTTTGGGGGTGGCCTCATTGTCCACATGAGGAGTCAGAAAG ttaATGGTGGTTCACAGCCTACAG GGCTCCTGAGATGA
- the LOC123245626 gene encoding H-2 class II histocompatibility antigen, E-S beta chain-like isoform X3: MVSTRPFGGIWMEILWVTLLVLTSQVAADRRPPKHFTEQRKHECYFVNGTEHVQYVERYIHNREENLRFDSNLGLFKAVAKWGQEDAEYWNSQKEFLEHKRAAVNTYCRRNYKVSDHFLVRRRVEPKVMVYLSKRAPVGHQNLLICSVSGFYPKDVEVKWFMNGQEERAGVVSTGLIRNGDWTFQTLVMLEMTPKRGDVYTCHVEHSSLQKPALVTWKAQSESARNKMLTGVGGFVLGLVFFGGGLIVHMRSQKG; the protein is encoded by the exons ATGGTGAGCACGCGGCCTTTCGGGGGCATCTGGATGGAGATTCTGTGGGTGACTCTGCTGGTGCTGACGTCCCAGGTGGCTGCGGACAGACGCCCCCCAA AGCACTTCACAGAGCAGCGTAAGCATGAGTGTTACTTCGTGAATGGGACAGAGCACGTGCAGTATGTGGAGAGATACATCCACAACAGAGAGGAAAACTTGCGCTTTGACAGCAACCTGGGGCTGTTCAAGGCTGTGGCAAAGTGGGGTCAGGAAGATGCTGAATATTGGAACAGCCAGAAGGAGTTCCTGGAGCATAAACGAGCCGCGGTGAACACTTACTGCAGGCGCAACTACAAAGTGTCTGATCACTTCTTAGTACGCAGGCGTG TGGAGCCAAAAGTGATGGTGTATCTATCCAAGAGGGCTCCTGTGGGCCACCAAAACCTGCTGATCTGCTCTGTCAGCGGCTTCTACCCCAAGGATGTGGAAGTCAAGTGGTTCATGAATGGGCAGGAGGAGAGGGCTGGGGTCGTGTCCACAGGCCTGATCCGTAATGGAGACTGGACCTTCCAGACCCTGGTGATGCTGGAGATGACCCCCAAGCGGGGAGATGTCTACACCTGCCACGTGGAGCACTCCAGCCTGCAGAAACCTGCCCTCGTGACCTGGA AAGCCCAGTCTGAATCTGCCCGGAATAAGATGCTGACTGGCGTTGGGGGCTTTGTCCTGGGCCTCGTCTTCTTTGGGGGTGGCCTCATTGTCCACATGAGGAGTCAGAAAG GATGA
- the LOC123245626 gene encoding H-2 class II histocompatibility antigen, E-S beta chain-like isoform X2, whose protein sequence is MVSTRPFGGIWMEILWVTLLVLTSQVAADRRPPKHFTEQRKHECYFVNGTEHVQYVERYIHNREENLRFDSNLGLFKAVAKWGQEDAEYWNSQKEFLEHKRAAVNTYCRRNYKVSDHFLVRRRVEPKVMVYLSKRAPVGHQNLLICSVSGFYPKDVEVKWFMNGQEERAGVVSTGLIRNGDWTFQTLVMLEMTPKRGDVYTCHVEHSSLQKPALVTWKAQSESARNKMLTGVGGFVLGLVFFGGGLIVHMRSQKVNGGSQPTG, encoded by the exons ATGGTGAGCACGCGGCCTTTCGGGGGCATCTGGATGGAGATTCTGTGGGTGACTCTGCTGGTGCTGACGTCCCAGGTGGCTGCGGACAGACGCCCCCCAA AGCACTTCACAGAGCAGCGTAAGCATGAGTGTTACTTCGTGAATGGGACAGAGCACGTGCAGTATGTGGAGAGATACATCCACAACAGAGAGGAAAACTTGCGCTTTGACAGCAACCTGGGGCTGTTCAAGGCTGTGGCAAAGTGGGGTCAGGAAGATGCTGAATATTGGAACAGCCAGAAGGAGTTCCTGGAGCATAAACGAGCCGCGGTGAACACTTACTGCAGGCGCAACTACAAAGTGTCTGATCACTTCTTAGTACGCAGGCGTG TGGAGCCAAAAGTGATGGTGTATCTATCCAAGAGGGCTCCTGTGGGCCACCAAAACCTGCTGATCTGCTCTGTCAGCGGCTTCTACCCCAAGGATGTGGAAGTCAAGTGGTTCATGAATGGGCAGGAGGAGAGGGCTGGGGTCGTGTCCACAGGCCTGATCCGTAATGGAGACTGGACCTTCCAGACCCTGGTGATGCTGGAGATGACCCCCAAGCGGGGAGATGTCTACACCTGCCACGTGGAGCACTCCAGCCTGCAGAAACCTGCCCTCGTGACCTGGA AAGCCCAGTCTGAATCTGCCCGGAATAAGATGCTGACTGGCGTTGGGGGCTTTGTCCTGGGCCTCGTCTTCTTTGGGGGTGGCCTCATTGTCCACATGAGGAGTCAGAAAG ttaATGGTGGTTCACAGCCTACAG GATGA